A genomic window from Corynebacterium fournieri includes:
- a CDS encoding NAD(P)-binding domain-containing protein, with product MLDALVIGAGQSGLAVSYYLRKYGADFVVLDAADTPGGAWPHYWDALTLFSRAEFSNLPGWPMPHYDGYPPRDHVVQYLTNYEQRYDLPIRRGERVSRVVHRDCAFTANGLTARNVVMATGIWSAPFAPFVPGSFAGTQVHSAHYRRPEDFAGQRVAVVGGGNSGSQIVADLALAGVDVQWFTRRPPQYMPNDVDGEQLFRRNRARFVAIARGDGDPGGADFGGDIVQVPEVRRAKEAGLLEARGMFGSLSELTDFDALIWATGFRPALQPIRGLDPDTPGLYVLGFDNLNGPGAGTIGGVSPFARDIARKITGKL from the coding sequence ATGCTCGACGCCCTGGTCATTGGCGCCGGCCAATCCGGCCTGGCTGTGTCTTACTACCTGCGCAAATACGGCGCGGACTTCGTCGTGCTGGACGCCGCTGACACGCCGGGCGGCGCCTGGCCGCACTACTGGGACGCGCTGACACTGTTTTCCCGCGCGGAGTTTTCCAACCTGCCCGGCTGGCCCATGCCCCACTACGACGGCTACCCGCCGCGCGACCACGTGGTGCAGTACTTGACCAATTACGAACAGCGCTACGACCTGCCCATCCGCCGCGGCGAGCGGGTCTCGCGGGTGGTTCACCGCGACTGCGCGTTTACCGCCAACGGGCTCACCGCCCGCAACGTGGTCATGGCCACCGGCATCTGGTCCGCACCGTTCGCACCCTTCGTGCCAGGCTCCTTCGCCGGCACCCAGGTGCACTCCGCCCACTACCGGCGGCCCGAGGACTTCGCCGGCCAGCGCGTCGCGGTCGTCGGCGGCGGCAACTCGGGCTCGCAGATCGTCGCCGACCTCGCGCTCGCCGGGGTGGACGTGCAGTGGTTCACGCGCCGCCCGCCGCAGTACATGCCCAACGACGTCGACGGCGAGCAGCTGTTCCGCCGCAACCGCGCGCGCTTCGTCGCCATCGCGCGCGGCGACGGCGACCCAGGCGGCGCCGACTTCGGCGGCGACATCGTCCAAGTGCCCGAGGTGCGCCGGGCGAAGGAGGCTGGCCTGCTCGAGGCCCGCGGAATGTTCGGCTCCCTTTCCGAGCTCACCGACTTTGACGCGCTGATCTGGGCGACAGGTTTCCGTCCTGCCCTGCAGCCCATTCGCGGCTTGGACCCGGACACGCCCGGGCTGTACGTCCTCGGCTTCGACAACCTCAACGGTCCGGGCGCCGGCACTATCGGCGGGGTCAGCCCCTTCGCACGCGACATCGCCCGAAAAATTACGGGGAAGCTCTAG